From Paenibacillus sp. V4I7, one genomic window encodes:
- the serC gene encoding 3-phosphoserine/phosphohydroxythreonine transaminase — protein sequence MTKRRYNFNPGPAALPFEVLEEAQEQFVDYQGTGISLLEMSHRSRTVEDLNQETQQLLLKLLGLPSGYVVLFMGGGASTQFALLPLNFLNTNQTANYALTGSFSEKAYKEAAYVGLTHVAASSKDQQWRSIPELSAAKLVPDSAYIHITMNNTIEGSRYNQIPEVGSTPLVADLTSEILSRKLDLEKFSMMYAGAQKNLGPAGVTVAIIREEWLEKASKKIPEIMRYETFAKNKSLFNTPPVHAIYMMNLVLKWAVNKGGVDQLEQLNRIKSGLIYDVIDHSGGFYNGIIEVNNRSHMNITWRMANEGIERQFIEESEANGFEGLAGHRSVGGLRASAYNAVPFEACQALADFMIDFARRNG from the coding sequence ATGACGAAACGACGGTACAATTTTAACCCAGGACCCGCTGCACTGCCTTTTGAGGTACTTGAAGAGGCCCAAGAGCAATTTGTGGACTATCAAGGGACAGGTATCTCACTCCTCGAAATGTCTCATCGAAGCCGCACAGTTGAGGATCTGAATCAAGAAACCCAGCAGCTTCTTCTGAAACTGCTCGGCCTGCCTAGCGGGTATGTGGTGCTTTTTATGGGTGGAGGGGCTAGCACACAGTTTGCTCTCCTTCCGTTAAACTTTTTGAACACGAATCAAACGGCCAACTATGCATTAACTGGGAGCTTTTCGGAAAAAGCTTATAAGGAAGCTGCTTATGTCGGGCTCACACATGTCGCGGCAAGCTCCAAAGACCAGCAATGGCGCAGTATTCCTGAGTTATCTGCAGCTAAGCTAGTACCTGATTCGGCATACATTCACATCACCATGAACAATACGATTGAAGGTTCCCGTTACAATCAAATTCCGGAAGTAGGCAGCACGCCGCTTGTAGCCGATTTAACGAGTGAAATCCTCAGCAGAAAGCTGGATCTAGAGAAGTTTTCGATGATGTATGCCGGCGCCCAGAAAAATCTGGGACCAGCAGGCGTTACAGTTGCCATCATCCGAGAAGAGTGGTTGGAGAAGGCATCCAAGAAGATCCCTGAGATCATGCGCTATGAAACATTCGCCAAAAACAAATCATTGTTCAATACGCCGCCTGTTCACGCCATTTACATGATGAATTTGGTGCTAAAATGGGCTGTAAACAAAGGCGGTGTTGATCAATTAGAACAGCTTAATCGCATAAAGTCTGGCCTCATATATGATGTTATTGATCATAGCGGCGGATTCTACAACGGAATCATTGAAGTTAACAATCGCTCGCATATGAATATCACTTGGCGCATGGCCAATGAAGGAATAGAGCGTCAGTTTATCGAAGAATCAGAGGCTAACGGCTTTGAAGGTCTGGCCGGTCATCGAAGTGTCGGAGGTCTGCGTGCTTCGGCATACAATGCAGTACCATTCGAAGCTTGTCAGGCTTTAGCCGATTTCATGATAGATTTTGCACGAAGAAACGGTTAG
- the lpdA gene encoding dihydrolipoyl dehydrogenase: MVVGDASLDIDLLVIGAGPGGYVAAIRAAQLGQSVLIVDKAEWGGVCLNRGCIPSKALISAAHTYEHAQHADSMGISAQNVKVDFAKVQAWKNSIVAKQTGGVSALLKGNKIQTFQGEVMFINEHEARVFNDAEAPRYRFKHCIIATGSRPIELKAFPYGGRIISSTEALNLPEIPKSMIVIGGGYIGIELGQTYAKFGTKVTVLEGSDHVLPGFEKELTKLVARNLEKVGVEVHTEALAQSCTKTENDVTVTFTVKGEEKQVTADYVLVTVGRRPNTDGELGLDLINLKMTDRGLIEVDNQGRTSIPHIFAIGDVVPGLSLAHKASYEAKVAAEAIAGHSSIVDYKAMPAVVFSDPEIAGVGLSETEAKAQGINVTIGKFPYAANGRANSLNAGQGFVKLVGDKETGQLLGGQIVGPEASNLIGELALAVEMGANLEDIALTIHAHPTLTEMIMDAAEGALGHPIHQLGK; encoded by the coding sequence ATGGTAGTAGGAGATGCTTCTTTAGATATTGATTTGTTGGTCATTGGTGCAGGTCCCGGCGGTTACGTAGCTGCCATCCGTGCTGCTCAGCTTGGGCAAAGCGTTCTGATTGTTGATAAAGCAGAATGGGGCGGCGTGTGCTTGAACCGCGGCTGTATCCCGTCCAAAGCTTTAATCTCCGCAGCTCACACGTATGAGCATGCACAGCACGCTGACAGCATGGGTATCTCTGCCCAGAACGTGAAAGTGGACTTTGCAAAAGTACAAGCATGGAAAAACAGCATTGTTGCGAAACAAACGGGCGGCGTTAGCGCGCTGCTCAAAGGCAACAAGATCCAAACTTTCCAAGGCGAAGTGATGTTCATCAATGAGCATGAAGCACGTGTGTTCAATGATGCAGAAGCTCCTCGCTACCGCTTCAAGCACTGCATTATTGCGACCGGTTCCCGTCCGATCGAGCTGAAAGCATTCCCTTACGGCGGAAGAATCATTTCTTCCACGGAAGCGTTGAACTTGCCTGAAATTCCGAAAAGCATGATCGTTATCGGCGGAGGCTACATCGGAATCGAGCTAGGTCAAACATATGCAAAGTTCGGTACAAAAGTAACTGTGCTTGAAGGATCCGATCATGTGCTTCCAGGCTTCGAGAAAGAATTGACGAAGCTTGTTGCGCGCAATCTGGAGAAAGTCGGCGTAGAGGTTCATACCGAAGCACTGGCACAATCCTGCACGAAGACAGAAAATGACGTAACGGTTACGTTCACAGTTAAAGGGGAAGAGAAACAAGTAACAGCGGATTACGTATTAGTAACCGTTGGCCGTCGTCCGAACACAGATGGCGAGCTTGGTCTTGATCTCATTAACTTGAAAATGACTGATCGCGGTTTGATCGAGGTCGATAACCAAGGTAGAACGAGCATCCCGCATATCTTCGCGATTGGTGATGTTGTACCTGGTCTTTCATTGGCACACAAAGCTTCCTATGAAGCTAAAGTGGCTGCTGAAGCGATCGCGGGTCACTCCAGCATCGTAGATTACAAAGCAATGCCTGCTGTTGTATTCTCTGATCCGGAAATTGCTGGCGTCGGTCTAAGTGAAACAGAAGCCAAAGCACAAGGCATCAATGTAACGATTGGTAAATTCCCGTATGCCGCTAATGGTCGCGCTAACTCTTTGAACGCAGGTCAAGGCTTCGTGAAGCTTGTCGGCGACAAAGAAACAGGCCAGCTGCTTGGTGGTCAAATCGTTGGTCCGGAAGCATCTAACTTGATCGGTGAGCTTGCTCTTGCTGTTGAGATGGGCGCTAACTTGGAGGACATCGCTCTTACCATTCATGCACATCCAACATTGACAGAAATGATCATGGATGCCGCGGAAGGTGCACTTGGTCACCCGATTCACCAACTTGGTAAATAA
- a CDS encoding dihydrolipoamide acetyltransferase family protein — protein MALFEYKFPELGEGIHEGEIVKLLVKAGDTVTDETILMEVQNDKAVVEVPCPVEGKVVAVAVKEGQVCNIGELVMTIEVTGELPAESMHHKTDSHAAPAAAPAAAPVAAAPAPTAAPAASSVPASAAPSAGAGREVLATPSVRKLAREQGITLAEVTPTGKHGRVTREDVLGFNGAGTAAAPEAAAEPAALSVAAGGNAPAAAAQQVVVGDRVEDRVPFKGIRKIIANAMVKSVYTAPHVTLMDEIDVSALVALRERTKPLAEKKGVKLTYLPFIVKALVAACRQFPALNAMIDEEKQEIVYKKYYNIGIATDTDNGLLVPVIHDADRKNIWSIASSIKDLALRGREGKLAPNEMKGGTISITNIGSVGGMFFTPVINFPEVAILGAGRITEKPVVKNGQIVAASVMALSLSFDHRIVDGATAQSFLNYIKQLLADPELLVLEV, from the coding sequence GTGGCTTTGTTTGAATACAAGTTCCCAGAGCTTGGTGAAGGCATTCATGAAGGCGAGATCGTAAAGCTGTTGGTTAAAGCGGGTGACACCGTAACAGACGAAACGATTCTTATGGAAGTACAGAACGATAAAGCAGTCGTTGAAGTTCCTTGTCCAGTTGAAGGTAAGGTTGTTGCAGTTGCCGTTAAAGAAGGACAAGTTTGTAATATTGGCGAGCTCGTTATGACGATTGAAGTGACAGGCGAGCTGCCTGCTGAATCCATGCATCATAAGACCGACAGCCACGCTGCGCCTGCAGCGGCTCCAGCTGCTGCCCCCGTGGCGGCAGCACCGGCCCCTACAGCAGCGCCTGCCGCGTCATCAGTTCCAGCAAGTGCCGCGCCAAGCGCTGGCGCGGGCCGCGAAGTCCTTGCGACGCCTAGCGTACGCAAGCTTGCAAGAGAGCAAGGCATCACACTCGCAGAGGTGACGCCTACAGGTAAGCACGGCCGCGTAACACGTGAGGACGTGCTTGGCTTTAACGGAGCGGGCACTGCCGCGGCTCCTGAAGCAGCAGCAGAACCAGCTGCGTTATCAGTAGCAGCTGGTGGAAATGCACCTGCGGCGGCAGCGCAGCAGGTTGTCGTAGGCGATCGCGTCGAGGACCGGGTTCCGTTCAAAGGAATCCGTAAAATTATCGCGAACGCTATGGTGAAATCCGTGTACACGGCTCCGCACGTGACATTGATGGACGAAATCGACGTATCGGCACTTGTCGCACTTCGTGAGCGCACGAAGCCACTCGCCGAGAAAAAAGGCGTGAAGCTGACTTACCTGCCTTTCATCGTGAAAGCATTGGTTGCGGCTTGCCGTCAATTCCCAGCGCTCAACGCGATGATCGACGAAGAGAAACAAGAAATTGTCTACAAAAAGTACTACAACATCGGAATTGCAACAGATACAGACAACGGATTGCTCGTTCCTGTTATCCATGATGCAGACCGCAAGAATATATGGTCGATCGCTTCTTCAATTAAAGACCTTGCCTTACGCGGACGCGAAGGCAAATTGGCTCCTAACGAAATGAAGGGCGGCACGATCTCCATTACGAACATTGGTTCCGTAGGCGGTATGTTCTTCACACCAGTTATCAACTTCCCTGAAGTTGCAATCCTAGGTGCAGGCCGTATCACAGAGAAACCAGTTGTGAAAAATGGGCAAATCGTTGCAGCATCCGTTATGGCGCTTTCCTTGAGCTTCGACCACCGTATCGTGGATGGAGCCACAGCACAAAGCTTCCTGAACTACATCAAACAGCTTCTGGCTGATCCAGAGCTTCTCGTCTTGGAGGTGTAA
- a CDS encoding alpha-ketoacid dehydrogenase subunit beta, with translation MAQMTMIQAIKDAMRVELERDPNVILFGEDVGHVGGVFRATEGLQKEFGEERVFDTPLAESAIGGLAVGLGIQGFRPIAEIQFVGFIYEALDQICVQAARMRYRSGGRYNSPIVFRTPFGGGVKAAELHTDALEGLLVQTPGIKVVVPSNPYDAKGLLISAIRDNDPVFFMEHLNLYRAFRAEVPEGEYTIELGKANVVREGSDVTIITYGAMVHTSVKAAEEIEKTQGVKVEVIDLRTLIPLDIETIVTSIKKTNRAIIVQEAQKTSGVAAEVIAQINEKAILHLEAPVLRIAPPDTIYPFAQIEDAWLPSPASVIAGINQVLEF, from the coding sequence ATGGCACAAATGACGATGATTCAAGCGATAAAAGACGCAATGCGCGTTGAACTGGAAAGAGATCCTAATGTAATTTTGTTCGGCGAAGACGTTGGCCATGTTGGTGGCGTATTCCGTGCTACGGAAGGTTTACAAAAAGAATTCGGCGAAGAGCGCGTATTCGATACGCCTCTTGCTGAGTCTGCTATTGGCGGGCTTGCAGTTGGTCTTGGTATTCAAGGCTTTCGTCCGATCGCTGAAATTCAATTCGTAGGCTTTATTTATGAAGCGCTTGACCAAATTTGCGTGCAAGCAGCTCGTATGCGTTACCGTTCTGGCGGCCGTTACAACTCTCCAATCGTATTCCGGACACCTTTTGGTGGCGGTGTAAAAGCAGCTGAGCTGCACACGGATGCACTCGAAGGCTTACTTGTACAAACTCCTGGTATTAAAGTTGTTGTTCCTTCCAACCCTTATGATGCGAAGGGACTGCTCATTTCCGCGATTCGCGATAATGACCCTGTCTTCTTCATGGAGCATTTAAATTTATACCGCGCATTCCGTGCTGAAGTACCGGAAGGCGAATACACCATTGAGCTTGGTAAAGCGAATGTTGTTCGCGAAGGCTCCGATGTGACGATTATTACTTATGGGGCTATGGTTCACACATCTGTGAAAGCAGCTGAAGAAATCGAGAAAACACAAGGTGTGAAAGTTGAAGTTATCGATCTTCGTACCCTAATTCCGCTTGATATCGAAACCATTGTAACTTCAATTAAGAAAACAAACCGTGCGATTATCGTGCAAGAAGCGCAAAAAACATCCGGTGTAGCCGCTGAGGTAATTGCACAGATTAATGAAAAAGCGATTCTGCATCTGGAAGCTCCTGTTTTGCGTATTGCTCCGCCAGATACAATCTATCCGTTTGCACAAATCGAAGACGCTTGGTTGCCTAGTCCAGCAAGTGTCATTGCAGGCATTAATCAAGTACTCGAATTCTAA
- the pdhA gene encoding pyruvate dehydrogenase (acetyl-transferring) E1 component subunit alpha — translation MSKPLVSQANYEVTTEKVEPLQVLAPDGTIVNSDKMPKLSDDQLKELMRRMVFTRVWDERAVNLGRQGRLGFYAPVSGQEASMIGSEFALNKDDFICPGYRDMPQLVWHGLPLYQAFLYSRGHQHGGQIPQDVHVLMPQIIIGAQILHATGVAMAFKKRNQPRVAITYTGDGGSSEGDFYEGMNFAGAFKLPVIYFVQNNGYAITTPYSKQTAALSVAHKAIAAGIKGVQVDGMDVLAVVQAVTEAAERGRRGEGATLIEALTYRYRPHSLADDTTKYRTKDEESDWEPKDPLTRMRLFLTKKGLWSEEEEAQVKEEAKATVAEHIKKAEETEKMTVPGLIDSMFEVTPAHLEEQKQAFK, via the coding sequence ATGAGTAAGCCACTTGTCAGCCAAGCGAATTATGAAGTGACCACAGAGAAGGTTGAGCCTTTACAGGTTCTAGCTCCAGACGGCACCATTGTTAATTCCGACAAAATGCCTAAACTTAGTGACGACCAATTGAAAGAATTAATGAGAAGAATGGTATTCACCCGCGTATGGGACGAAAGAGCAGTTAATCTTGGTCGCCAAGGACGTCTTGGTTTCTATGCTCCGGTATCCGGACAAGAAGCTTCGATGATCGGTAGTGAGTTTGCATTAAATAAAGACGATTTCATTTGCCCGGGTTACCGTGATATGCCACAACTCGTTTGGCACGGACTTCCGCTTTATCAAGCGTTTTTGTATTCCCGTGGCCATCAGCATGGCGGACAAATTCCGCAGGATGTACACGTACTTATGCCGCAAATCATCATCGGAGCTCAAATTTTACATGCTACCGGTGTGGCTATGGCATTCAAGAAACGTAACCAACCGCGTGTAGCGATTACCTACACAGGCGACGGAGGAAGCTCCGAAGGCGATTTCTACGAAGGCATGAACTTTGCAGGAGCATTCAAGCTGCCTGTCATTTATTTTGTACAAAACAACGGTTACGCAATTACGACTCCTTATTCGAAGCAAACAGCTGCGCTTTCTGTTGCGCATAAAGCAATTGCTGCCGGTATCAAAGGCGTGCAAGTTGACGGAATGGACGTATTGGCTGTTGTTCAAGCGGTTACCGAAGCTGCTGAAAGAGGACGCAGAGGCGAAGGCGCTACGTTGATTGAAGCATTAACCTACCGTTACCGTCCGCATTCCTTGGCGGATGACACGACGAAATATCGGACCAAAGATGAAGAGAGCGACTGGGAGCCTAAGGATCCACTTACGCGTATGCGTCTGTTCTTGACTAAAAAAGGTCTCTGGAGCGAAGAAGAAGAAGCTCAAGTGAAAGAAGAAGCGAAAGCAACTGTTGCTGAACATATCAAAAAAGCGGAAGAAACAGAGAAAATGACTGTTCCAGGCCTAATTGACTCTATGTTCGAAGTAACACCGGCACATCTCGAAGAACAGAAGCAAGCGTTTAAATAA
- a CDS encoding esterase family protein: MSDDSRFYKRTIVKDELTSVLLGENRSLRIYLPPGYNELLSYPVIYCQDGEQFFNFGRIATTITRCILDEGLEPAIVVGVDVNNRNRTSEYAPEGERHDAYCRFFAEELLPYVESRYPIRSERNERIVAGDSLGGTVSLHLALDYPSLFCRVISLSGAFFDITRERIKAEDDLSWLELYMLIGLDETDVKTERGTFDFVRENRLAKAEMENKNVALHYIEKPGKHLWGFWQGELDAALHYFLA; the protein is encoded by the coding sequence ATGTCGGATGACTCTCGCTTTTATAAAAGAACAATTGTGAAAGATGAACTCACCTCTGTCCTTCTCGGAGAAAATCGCTCCCTGCGAATTTATCTCCCTCCCGGTTACAATGAACTGCTCTCCTATCCGGTCATTTATTGCCAAGATGGTGAACAATTCTTTAATTTCGGCCGAATTGCGACTACGATAACTCGCTGTATTCTGGATGAAGGCTTGGAGCCCGCCATTGTTGTCGGTGTTGATGTGAATAATCGTAACCGCACTTCGGAATATGCGCCTGAGGGTGAACGCCATGACGCGTACTGCCGTTTTTTTGCAGAGGAACTCCTCCCTTATGTAGAAAGCCGATATCCGATTCGATCCGAACGGAACGAACGCATTGTGGCGGGTGATTCCCTTGGGGGGACCGTGTCCTTGCATCTCGCCTTAGATTATCCTAGCCTTTTTTGCCGTGTTATATCCTTATCGGGCGCATTTTTCGACATTACCAGAGAACGTATCAAAGCGGAGGACGACTTGTCCTGGCTAGAGCTGTATATGCTAATTGGCTTGGATGAAACAGATGTAAAAACGGAACGAGGGACTTTTGATTTCGTAAGAGAAAACCGACTGGCCAAAGCTGAAATGGAAAATAAAAATGTCGCCCTGCATTATATCGAGAAGCCTGGCAAACATTTATGGGGATTTTGGCAAGGAGAGTTGGACGCGGCTCTGCATTATTTTCTAGCATGA
- a CDS encoding lipoate--protein ligase family protein, with the protein MMTLELPASMVILDRSGETATQPILYAFALEELLCRAIGKAAPPILHIWRHPRAFVMGLRDSRLPKAAEANEWLLSQGYDTAVRNSGGAAVPLDLGVVNVSLLLPKNAGDMEHRKDFDLMVALIRDVMSTITNRIDQGEVMGSFCPGEFDLSVGGRKFCGIAQRRQQLALSVQAFIIVEGQGEAKATLARGFYERAAGSASPNDYPVVAPGSMASLSECLQIELSATRFTDNFVQVMASKGVKVQSPRDIPGYPSEDELLGMMELLKQRYAIKE; encoded by the coding sequence ATGATGACTTTAGAACTACCAGCTTCAATGGTTATTCTTGATCGATCCGGTGAAACCGCAACGCAACCTATTCTATATGCATTTGCTCTGGAAGAACTTTTATGCCGAGCAATAGGGAAAGCAGCACCACCGATTCTTCACATATGGAGGCACCCGCGAGCCTTTGTAATGGGACTGAGAGATAGTCGCCTACCGAAAGCGGCAGAAGCTAACGAATGGTTGCTAAGTCAAGGCTATGATACGGCTGTAAGGAACTCTGGGGGTGCAGCGGTGCCTCTCGATTTGGGCGTCGTGAATGTATCCCTGTTGTTACCAAAAAACGCAGGGGACATGGAGCATCGCAAGGATTTCGATCTGATGGTAGCTTTGATAAGAGATGTCATGAGCACAATTACGAACCGTATCGATCAGGGGGAAGTGATGGGTTCATTTTGTCCGGGGGAATTCGATTTAAGTGTCGGTGGACGCAAGTTTTGCGGTATAGCACAACGCAGACAACAGCTTGCCTTATCGGTTCAAGCGTTCATAATCGTGGAAGGTCAAGGTGAAGCAAAAGCAACTTTGGCCAGAGGCTTTTACGAACGCGCGGCGGGCTCAGCATCACCAAACGACTATCCGGTAGTGGCGCCGGGGAGTATGGCGAGTTTATCGGAATGCTTACAAATAGAGTTAAGTGCAACGCGTTTCACGGACAATTTCGTACAAGTGATGGCTTCCAAAGGTGTGAAAGTGCAGAGTCCTAGGGATATCCCGGGCTATCCGAGTGAAGATGAGTTATTGGGTATGATGGAGCTTTTGAAGCAGCGTTATGCGATTAAAGAATAA